ATATTAGAAAGGTTGATAAcgacaaaacaaaattttaaaacttgttcaTATTTGAAATAAGTACATTTAATTGATTAATGTATCTGTCCTGTTGAGACTATTTAGGCCATCATTAtgccttgtaaaaaaaaaaaaataaaagaggtagTAGTTAAGTACAAACCTACCTCTAAGAAGGGTGAAATTCTTCTGTGTCATAAAATTactaagttaaatatatatatttaaagccaAAGTCCAAATCACCGCACCATACCTCACAAACATATATCACATTTCCACTCACTGGTTATGTAATTTGCATAGATTATCTGGAGAACACGACCAAGCAGAGAACCTcatgagaattttttattttagaaaggaaatgataGGAGAGCAGGATTAGGAAAGGGTTGGACTGATCACTTGCAGTTCAGAGGATGGGAAGGATGCACTCAGGCCCGGGGGAGGCAAACAGGAAGCACTGAGGAGCCCAAGACAGTGCCTGTGCCTGTACCTGTGTAGTGACTACTAGTCACcatgaggctgggctgggctaaAGCAGTGGAGCTCACCGGAGCTCTCAGCAGGAGCTGAAAGGAATTAGTATGGAAACTGCTTCAGTTCTGTGAGACCATCAGCTCTGGGTTTATATGTTCTCcatttttctgcatcagttgtgaataaaattaaatctacACCAGAAAAAAGAACAACCCCGTCAGAGAAGagcaagcagaaagaaaagggTCCCACTACACCTGCCCCAGAAAGAAAACGGTCCACAAGCACATCTCTCACATCTGAAGGCACAGAGGTGACTCCTGGACCTCAGGTAAGATTGAGGAAGAGCAATGGGTTTCAAGACCCACAGAGGAAAGTCTGATAAGCTCTGCCACCCAATCTCTCCATCAGACAGTGATGGCTTCATTAGTTTCCAATCAAGTTTAAGATTCAGAAAATTGCCTAATAATTGATCATCTTCTTTGTTCAAGATAATAAGGGAAAAACTTAAGTAAGtataatgtacatatatgtaaccaaaatgtatctTTAACCCCAATAGAGAGGAGTAGTAATTTGGGAATCAGGTAGGAAAATGCTTTGCCTATGTTTATAAAATCCTAGTTTCACCACTTCTGAGTCAGCACATCCCTCAACAGaagaaattagagaaatgaaatgatttgtATAACCTTATcctcttcctttgttaaaagaaatGCTGAATGTCCACTTCTTATATGTCCAGGGATGGACAGAGCCCCCTCAAGTTTCCATGAAACACATTGATAGCTATAATAAGACAACTTCCCAGGAATGAAAATATGCCCTACTACATTTGACACCGAAATTGAATAACAGGAAAATCaaactattttcagaaaaagaaaaacacatccaAAGGAAAGGATGGGACCAAAAGGATTAAGGTGTTGGAGGAGCAGACTCAGCCTCCCTGTCCTGCAGGAGCCAGCACGTCCAGAGCCATGGGCTATCCCTCACCTCCCCAGACTGCATCAGCTCCACCGAGCACTTCCGGGTATGCTCTTCCTGGTCTCCTTTGCTTCAATttcttctactaaaaataaagaaatcttatCTCATcttctactttattattttttttatttcaactcatcatgcaggtacataagttcaggttatatgcattgtccatgtcccgccccatccccctgagtcagagcctcaagcgtgtccattctccagacagtgcgcctggcactcaccatgtagtcatacctccatccccaccccccacccccaacatccccaagtcagcaccttcaagcatgaccattccccagacagtgagcaacgcactcatcatataggcatacactcagcccctccccccaccccgccccccgtctcagtctgatatccaattagtatccttccccgatgtgcatttaggtgatgatcagggaaaccaattatctggtgagtatatgtgatgcttgtttttccattctttggatacttcacttaatataacaggttccaattctctccaggagaaccaaagagatgttgtaccaccattatttcttatagctgagtatagctccattgtatacatataccacatttatacAAACCATTagtaatccattcgtggattgatgggcatttgggttgtttccacatctttgcaattgtgaattgtgctgctataaatattcgggtacaggtgtctttgttatagaatgacttttgttcttctgggtagatgcccaataatgggattgctggatcgaatggtaggtctacttgaatctgtttaaggtatctccatattgctttccacaggggttgcaatagtttgcagtcccaccagcagtgcatgaatgttcctgtctctccacatccacgccaacatgtgttattctgggactttttgataaaggccattctcactggagttaagtgatatctcattgtggttttgatttgcatttccctgatgattagggatgttgagcattttttcatatgtttgttagccattcttatatcttcttttgaaaaatttctattcatgtcctttgcccactttttgatagggttgtttgattttttcttgctgattttcctgagttcgagatagattcttgttatcagtcctttatctgatgtgtagtatgcaaaaattttttcccattctgtagtctgtctgtttattttcatgactgtttctttggctgtccagaagctttttaatttaatcaggtcccattcatttatttttgttattgctgtgattgccttaggggttttcttcataaattctttgcctagatcaatgtctgtaagagtctttcctacattttcttctagaattctaatagtttcccacctaagatttaagtctgttatccaccgtgatttgatttttgtgagaggtgaaagctgtgggtcctgtttttgtcttctacatgtggctatccagttttcccagcaccatttattaaataaggaatcttttccccagagtatgtttttgtctgctttgtcaaagattagatagctatatgaggatggttttatatttggattttctattctgttccatttgtctgtgtccctgcacttgtgccaataccaagcagttttaataatcacagctttgtagtatagtttgaagtctggcaaattaatacctcccattttgtttttcttgcttaaaattgcttttgctaaatggggtcttctctggttccatacaaagcataaaattattctttctatatctgtgaaaaatgatgttgctaatttaattgggattgcattgaatctgtagataactttgggcagtatagacattttaacaatgttgattcttcggatccatgagcatggtatggttttccacctatttacatgttctgcaatttccttcctcagtgtttcatagttctccctatagaggtcctttacctgcttagttaaatatattcctgggtattttattttctttgctgctattttgaaggatattgagtccttaatttggttctccgtttgactgttattggcatatatgaatacctctgatttgtgtgtattgattttgtatcccgagatgttactgaattcattgatcaattccaggagtctcttggttgaatccttggggttttctagatataacatgctaacatcagcaaagagtgagagtttgatctcttctttccctatttggactcctttgattctgctctcttgcctgagagctctcacaaggacttccagtactatgttgaaaagtaatggggacagtgggcagccttgtctggttccagttctgagtgggaatgctttcaatttttccccattcagtatgatgttggctgtgggtttgtcatatatggcttgtatcatttttaaataggCCCTGtccatgcctattttgttaagtgttcttatcataaagggtgttgaattttgtcaaatgctttttctgcatctattgagaggatcatatgatctttatttttgcttctatttatgtggtgaattacatttatagatttgtgtatgttaaaccatccctgcatctctgggatgaagcccacttggtcgtgatggattatttttttgataagcacttggattcgatttgctaggattttattgagaatttttgcatctatattcataagggatattggtctgtagttttctttttttgttgcatcctttcctggttttggtattaaaattatgttggcttggtaaaatgtgttgaggagaattccatccttctcgatattggagaatagtttatgtaggatgggcaccagttcttctttgtaggtatggtaaaattcaggtgtgaacccatctggtccagggcttttctttttgggaaggttttttattgctgtttcaatttcagatctagatattggtctattcaggaattctatttcttcctgtttgagcctgggaaggctgcgtgtttctaaaaattgctccatttcctcctcattttccaatttgtgtgcatctgtcttcaggaaactcatctaacctgcaaggatgcatttagactgaaaataaaagggtggaaattgatatttcaagcaaatggaagccaaaagaaagctggtgtggcactTTTAATCTCTGAtcacttagtttttaaatcaataaaagtaatgaaagacaaagatggttactatatactggtgaagggtacaattcaacaagaagacataactatacttaatatatatgcacccaacttaggtgcacccagattcataatgcaaaccctacttgatttgaacaaatgatagataacagcacgttGATAGTTGGAGACCTTAACAcgccgctgacagtacaggacaggtcctccaaacaaaaaataaacaaagaaataatggacttcaatagaatactagaacaaatgggcctgactgacatctacagaacattctacccaaaatccactggatatactttcttctcatcagcccatgggacattctccaagattgaccatatcctaggacataaagcatgtcttaaaaaattttaaaaaatagaaattataccatgcatcttctcagatcatagcagaataaaagtaataatgaaccctaacagaaattctcatacctactcaaagtcatggaagctaaacaaccttctcctgaatgattattttataaatgaagaaatcaagacagaaatcaaaagattctttgaattaagcgacaatggagacacaacttatcaaaatctgtgggacacagctaaagcagtcctgagaggaaaatttatttccataaatgcctatatcaaaaagacagaaaacttacaaacagacaatctaatgaatagactcaaagagctggagaaggaagaacagacccaccccaaacccagcagaaggagagaaattattaagattaaatcagaactgaatgaaaaggaaaacaaacaaaccataagggagattaataaaacaaaaagttggttctttgaaaacataaacaagattgacacacctctggctaggctaaccaaaagcagaagagaaaaaactctaataacctccataaggaacatgaaaggagaaatcacgactgatgccacagagatacatgacatcatcatCTTCTACTTTAAAATAGCACCAATAATCAGCAAGTTAATTAAAGGGATATATTGAGAATTCACAACATTTTAAGCTTTTGCTTCCACAGGGATATTGATGAACCTGACATTGTCTCTGAGTGCAGAATGTTTTTTGTCCTGAGTTGTCTGTGGAGGGACAGACAGGTGTAGGGTACATAAGTGTACAGGAGGATACAGCAGTTGGGTCACTGTCTACGGCTCCCGTGTCTTTCAtacctcttccctttcctcagtAATTTGTTCAAGTTTCTTTGGCAAGCACTGTGCTCCTTTCCACTTCAGGATTTGCACAAACCATGTTACTTTCACCTAGAGAACTCTTACTCACCTGGGCAACCCTACTCTTCCTTTAGATCCCAACATTGATGTCTTGTCCTTGGGAAATGCTCACTGAGACCACAGTGACAAAGGTGAAACCTTGATGGTGCTCTGTGGgagaagtttatttctttattttctgatatttatgataactgaaattaagaaatgtttatcTCTCCCACCTTACTGTGAGTTCCAAGATTAGAGTTCCTTTGTCAGTCTGTGGACCAGTGTATCCCAGAGCCTAGATCACGTCTGCCTTGTAGGAAGCTCTCAgtaaatacatttattcaatgaaaaagtgaaaactaaGTCCAAAGATATGAGTCAGTACATCTAATGAAAGATCAAATAACTTTCATTTGACCCAAAGAGATGTGGTATATGTTGTGAGGCCCACACattcaaaaccaaaaagaagTGATGGATTAGGAAGGTGGGTTGAGACGTTTAGGAAAACCTAAGGCTGAAAGAACACCATATACTAACACACAGAAATGAAAGGAAGTGAACTTCaacttatatttatatgtttctgaTAATTCTTATGAATTGTCCTCTGGACAAATTTAGAAAGTCCAGCCTTTGCTGTATGCACGCATCAGGGACAGTTTAATAACTAACTGAAACTTCAGTGAGCTTTATTCCAAAAATGAATGACTTATATTTCTATGATAAACAATAAAACAGATATAGACTATGATGGGCCACAAGTGATGAACCCACAGCATCAGCCACAAATGAAACATGCTCTAAGTGTTTTCTGATAATAGATTTTTATCTTAACACaagattatttcagaaaaaaagtccAAATGCCAGCAACCActcaaacagaaaatatttaaatttaaattaccatAAATTGCACCATCCCTATtatgctacatttttttctatacccTCTCAGATTCTCTCCTATGGAAGTACATACACAATTATGCTGAAAATGGTATCATATTGTCTCGTTATTTATCTCTCAGTAACTGTACAATCCCCTTTATGTATGCTGTGTATTTAAATGACTCCTTATAAGGTTGCATATTAGTGTTGCTATTAATATTCTCATGTATGAGTCTGCTGTTACTGATTAACTTGCATTGGGGAAAGGACTTTCCAGTGTTAGGCTGAACTGCTCATGTTCATGAGAAGACACATCCAATCAAGGCCAGTCACCCACAGGTGATCACCGTGTGTGGTATCCCAGGCCAGAGCATCCCACAGCCTGCTGGATTGTGGATGAGCCCCACCCATGCCTCCCACAATTCTCCTGATTGAATAAACAACCTCCCTTCATTTAAAGTGTTCTGCTGCAAATTTAGGAGACCAGGACATTATGGAGAAAGGATATTAAAGACAAATCACCCTGATCTCAGGTTTCTGACAGCGAGCTCCTCCTAGAGCCCAACATTGAGAACTGCTGCAGTGGTGGAAGTGGCCATCTCCAGAGCATCACTACCCTGAATCTTCTGACATTAGGGTATCAGGAAGACTTCAGACCACATGTGTTCCCACCTTCTGTAACAGCACTGAATGTTAGACAGAGGAACTATGACTTACACTCTCAAAATTTCCCAGTCTACACTAGTGATAACTGAAAACTCTTCATGTCTGTGGTTTGCAGTGGGCACCATCTTCCATTTTCagtgctatttatttttacttgtctaTTTGATGCTCTCCCATCCTAACCTGGTAAGAGTAAGactacaatttattattttttccttaaattactttaaaagtacTTCATGGCAAAGCTCTCAGAATCCACTGCTCTGGTGTTCCTCTTATGCTTTACTTCTTAAAGATTATTCTTTCACAAAATGTTCCCCAGCTTTCCACACATGCAGTCTCCTCTATGACATCCTCTGGCTATGGCACCAGTTCAGGATATGCTCTGCTGCCCTGCTCAGCGACCCTCCATCCTGACCACAGCTCTAAACATCTGTAAATTTTGCTTGGCTGCAGATTATAACTGAGGTCACTGGGTAGTGGTTCTGTATTCCCTACtcaaaaattttcctttgttctccTGTGCTGTTGTACACGAACCCCAAAACCACCGGCCGCCTCTCAGGCAACCACTAGAAAATCTGATCTCCGAAAGGGCCcaatggtggtgatggtgctgAGTGCAGCAGATCCGTTTGCATATGAGTCCTCAGAAAAGGAGACCAAAACAATGTTTCATGCTACGGTGGCTACAAAGAAACAGTTCTTTCATGTGAAGGTTTTCAACATCAAGTTGAAGAGAATATTCACCAGGAGAATCATTACTATatcagattattttgaaaatgcccATCTCCTAGAGGTGAATGAAGCCTCTTCTGTATCTGAAGCTGGTCCTGACCAAAAGATTGAGGTTCCAAACAACATCATCAACAGAGCAAAGGAAACCCTGCTGATAGATATTATTAAAATGCAAGCTTCTGGAACTATTGTACATGGATTATTTACACTACGTACGGTAAGTCCtcaaaattcttttgtttcataTCTCCAccaatatctgaaattaaaagtCTTTTGTGGTGTTAAATGCAGTTTTGCCTATTTACTGAACATTAGAACCCTGGACTCTCTCAACACTAATGATAAGTGGACAAAATCTTTTCTCAGGATAAGACTGGGAATTagggaaactattaatattctCCTTCTCATGTTTTCCTTCCCAGAATGTCATCCTGCACTTTTTAGGAAAATGCTCACTGTGAAGCCTTGAGATTTCACCAGCTATGCCTATGTATTATTCTAAGCCACAATGGTTGAGAACAGTATAGGGTCTAGATCCATATACATATTCtactaaatttatttgtttgtttatctgtttatttttaaagagaatttcactctgttgcccaggctagagtgccgtggcatcagcctagctcacagcaacctcaaactcatgggctcaagcgatcctcctgcctcagccttccaagtaactgggactacaggagtgtgccatgatgcccagcttatttttttctgtttttaggagaaacagctcttgctcaggctggtctccaactcctgagctcaagcaactcTCCcgctctggcctcccagagtgctaggattataggcgtgagtcactgaGCCCGgcctaaatatatatttgattattaCCTCAGCTGTAACAATAATCactctattttcattttggatGAAGTATTGCCCTTTGAGATTtgagttctgttttttaaagtcaGAGCAAGTAATGAATCGGCTAAACATGCCTGAAACACAAAGGCAGTCAACTAGTTAGAATGATATTGTAACCAAATGAGAATCATTCATCAAAAAGGTATTGAACAACTGAGAAGTCTGAATTTAGGTGATACTTAGAAATTCAGGTAATCTAAACATGCCATTTAGatatgccagaaaaaaaaaaaagcacagagtGGTTTACCATAAAACATTCAAACCAAAATCAATCCATAACCTGATATTAATTCAAGTAATTTCTCATATGATTAACAGCTCACACCACAgtatatttgttttctagtaAAACCCCTTATTTTCCCTGCATTATTTTCTGTCCACACTCTTAAAGTGATCATTGTCGTGAACCCAATTCTAAACTTGAAGAGTTATAGCGTTGGTGAGCAAGAAAGTATAAATTTGGAACTTAAGGACCTGAGCTCAGGAGGGGAGAAAGACTCAGTAAatagaaaaggtagaaaaagtaAGAACCTTCCATTTTATTACAGATCTCTCATAAGCTACTGAATACATAGATGTAGCAGATGGCCATCCTTTTGCATAGGGGAAGAGGTCAAAAAAGCCTCCCAAGGATTTCAGATTCCTCTGGATAAAGGTGCTTTGGGAATCATAGCTGTCCTGGAGGTGAAAGCagtagaaatttggaaaatagccCACTGTTCTAGAGCTGtcatgtatgtatgtttgtacaGTACTAGCACTTGCTGTCCTGCAACTTGTTTTAACCTGTCACAAGGTATGTTCTCTTATGAATGGTACTTATTAACTATGTTCTCAAGAATTGGATGTTAATTTTCTGTTGCAGAAAATAGTAAATAAGAACAGCACAATCTATGAAATTCAGGATAATACAGGAAACATGGAAGTAGTGGGGAAAGGGAAATGTCACGATATTCCCTGTGAAGAAGGAGATAAACTTCAGCTCTTCtgctttcaaatgagaaaaaagaaccaGACACCAAAACTGATTTCTGAAATACATAGTTTCATTCAGGTGAGAATTAGCTTTCCAAAGAGGAAATGATTTGGTTTAAGTTTTCTAAGAATCAGATTCATGCTTTTTTACCCATAGAGTCAAACCAAAAGTATGAAAGAACAAATGATGCCTTGTAGTCATATTTTAATGGAGAAacttattaaaatacattaagatAATAGCATTCTTTATTGGCTTCAACAGGATTTGAAACCTGTGCTAAATGTTATAATATTTGAAGACATTAAGAGAGTGGGGTACTAATTTCACACAGTGGTTAAAAGCGAGGGATTAGAAATAGGGTAGACTTGGTCTACATCTGGCTGATTTGTTGCGTGGTATTGGGGAAGTAGTTTCCATATTCCTCATCAGATGCTTTGATAATTAGTGAGATTATGGATGTGGATTTCTTATTTCAGTGCCTTGTACATTATGAGAAATCTACATGCAATAGGTACTATTGTTCTTAGCAAGGTAAAGACAGACATTGGAAAGTCTTCTAGGCagaaaatatatcatatataaaaaaatcaaccttGTAAAATGGCATGTGAGTTCTCTGCAACTATGGTATATGTTGAAAGGTATGGGAAACTGATGGTAGAGACATAAAAAGCAAACTATACTGAGGTGTGTTTTGTCATAAAGATAGAAATGGAgttttcattgtaaaaaaaatcagtaagtaaatattgaaaaattttgtGCATAAGAATGCCTGATCATTTTATATgttagcaaaaaatattttggcaatttCCTGCAGCAATACATTAGAGACAGGCTATGTTTAAAGGTAACTAATATCTACTAGAACCTAATAAAGGATGATATTCtctgaaatgaaaagatgctGTGCTGCTTCTCATATTGAAAGCcattaaacagaaaaatgaatactTCCAggtaatgaaaaaaacaaaccagagaaTCTACGACTCCAACACATTGAAAATATCCAAGGAGCAGAGTGAGGCTCCAAAACATTCAGAGGCCGGCGCAGCCCTGATTCAGAGCCATCCCCGGACTCCTCAGATGCCTCCAGAAGCCCCATCCAGCACTTTCTTACATAAGGTACAGTCTCCTGAGTCCCATTCCGCGTGTCTCCCAACCACAATTACAGGATCATCAGAATGTTGAAAgactttctcctctcttccctagCTGTGTACAATCTCTGTATGACATTAGACCACTAATACATTTATCAAATGCATACAGTAAAATCTTACTAGGTCATAGTCCTTTGTTATTTAAAAGGtgtgcatttttgaaatgatTGCTGCCTCAAGAGGGTTACTCTCTCGTGTT
Above is a window of Lemur catta isolate mLemCat1 chromosome 3, mLemCat1.pri, whole genome shotgun sequence DNA encoding:
- the LOC123635157 gene encoding pyrin and HIN domain-containing protein 1-like isoform X1 → MAAKDSGFLSEVLDIGSMYCIGTLNLISKMVDGAYECWKIVLLKGLEDTSVYQFRMIKFLLTSTLNLRKEMQEKYDKVQIANLMVDKFPRDTSVDKIIQLCKDMPALQHIAEILKKEKSKVVNKIKSTPEKRTTPSEKSKQKEKGPTTPAPERKRSTSTSLTSEGTEVTPGPQKKKNTSKGKDGTKRIKVLEEQTQPPCPAGASTSRAMGYPSPPQTASAPPSTSGQPLENLISERAQWW